The region CGTAGACCAAATGCTCTACGCGGTGGTGGCGACAGGCCTCTAAAATGTGGAGAAAACCAACGATATTACTATCAATGTAGGCAAAAGGATTTTCTAGGGAATAACGCACGCCTGCTTGGGCTGCCAGGTGAATTACCTTTTGCGGAGAAAAGTCTGCAAAGAGTTGGTTCACCCCCAGGCGATCAACTAAATCAATTTTTCGAAAAATAAACTGACCCGGTTGGCTAGAAATGTTCAGGTGTTCTAGGCGAGATTTCTTAAGGTTAACATCATAGTAGTCATTCAAATTATCCAAGCCAATCACGCGATCGCCCCGCCGTAGGAGTGCCAGAGCCGCCCCATGACCAATGAATCCAGCTACGCCCGTTACTAAAACATCCATCGCCCCCTCCTTGAAAACTTAAAGGTGTTAAAGGCGCCCATCTGCATCTTCCTTGGACAATACCCACTTGACATCATACAGAGCACTTGGAGTTTTCAAGCAACGGCGAATGCCAGCGGCACCCAATTCAAAAAATTGACGATGAGCAACTGCAATCACTGCACCATCCCAGTACTCTGGGTACAACTCCTCAATCAGTGAAATGCCATACTCCTTTTTAGCCAAGTCGGGATCAGCCCATGGATCATAAACATCTACCTGAATACCATAATCTTGCAGCTCAGAAATAATATCGACAACACGTGTATTACGAAGGTCAGGGCAATTTTCCTTAAATGTTAGACCCATGACCAGGACTCTTGCTTGTTGTGGATAGATTCCTTTTTGGATTAGAAGCTTAATAAACTGTTGAGCGACATAAGTGCCCATGTAGTCGTTAATTCGTCGGCCAGCTAAAATCAATTCAGGGTGATAACCATAGGCAGATGCCTGGTAAGTAAGATAGTAGGGATCTACACCAATGCAGTGACCACCGACTAATCCCGGACGGAAAGGCAAAAAATTCCACTTTGTTCCTGCGGCTGTTAGTACCTCTTGAGTGTCAATTCCTAAGCGATTAAAGAGAATAGAAAGTTCATTGACTAAAGCAATATTGACATCCCGCTGAATATTCTCAATCACCTTAGCAGCTTCTGCTACCCTAATTGAGCTACATCTATGGGTTCCTGCGGGTACAATTGAGGCATAGACCCGATCTACAATCTCTGCCACCTCAGGAGTTGATCCAGAGGTAACTTTAACAATCGTAGTCAAACGATGCTCTTTATCTCCCGGATTCACACGTTCTGGACTATACCCTACAAAGAAATCT is a window of Thermosynechococcus vestitus BP-1 DNA encoding:
- a CDS encoding nucleotide sugar dehydrogenase, with product MQQMEYSNLSIAVIGLGYVGLPLAVEFGKKYPTLGYDLNSLRVSQLIEGYDHTGEISSEELKGASYLTYTTNIQDLKKCSFFVVAVPTPVDDHKVPDLGSLKTASQHLGNVLPRNSIVVYESTVYPGVTEEICVPILEQASGLVFNQDFFVGYSPERVNPGDKEHRLTTIVKVTSGSTPEVAEIVDRVYASIVPAGTHRCSSIRVAEAAKVIENIQRDVNIALVNELSILFNRLGIDTQEVLTAAGTKWNFLPFRPGLVGGHCIGVDPYYLTYQASAYGYHPELILAGRRINDYMGTYVAQQFIKLLIQKGIYPQQARVLVMGLTFKENCPDLRNTRVVDIISELQDYGIQVDVYDPWADPDLAKKEYGISLIEELYPEYWDGAVIAVAHRQFFELGAAGIRRCLKTPSALYDVKWVLSKEDADGRL